From the genome of Tachysurus vachellii isolate PV-2020 chromosome 2, HZAU_Pvac_v1, whole genome shotgun sequence, one region includes:
- the aatkb gene encoding serine/threonine-protein kinase LMTK1 isoform X1 produces the protein MSATLVLLIMSASYFNPGFALGSHFDSDGVPLSELSWSSSLAVVAVSFSGLFTFIFLMLACLCCKKGEIGFKAFENAEGDEYQADMSTLASPASAGSPDVYVLPLSEVSLPVAQQPSRSVQLQKSADASHHSLLYIKEIGHGWFGKVLLGEVTSGLSSTQVVVKELKTSASIQDQMHFLEQAQPYRSLQHPALVQCLAQCTEVTPYLLIMEFCPLGDVKGYLRSCRAADSVTPDPLLLQRMACQIASGLLHLHKHDYRHSDLALRNCLLTSDVTVKIGDYGLSHSKYKDDYFVTSDQSWVPLRWIAPELVDEVHGNILMADQTKQSNIWSLGVTMWELFELGNQPYRHYSDRQVLNFAVKDQQLKLPKPMIHFPLSDRWYEVMQFCWLQSDLRPNAEEVHLLLSYLCAKSASEAEEDFERRWNSMRPNMTLHGAGPLTLELPPSLTTSSSFPLLEQFSAGDGYQSESGDDILTVTETSHGLNFEYKWEQARAKQPYPSSSTSATLDQGNHHCQDVYYPPGGMEGECGINRLTLGFSPQYYDPKQLHTPGVVPVLSAHSPSVNSEYYIRIEEPVECNIDMEYTMCAYSPEFGGSNGSFLTGSGDSGDCMNCPSKGKPIETYWSAEIHKSSAYDSDCSPTMSLTMEPLLGQVSDSSPLRPWESGHYVSYKDRDGGYYYENSPSLGMDRYLIGGLSEPMRESWGSRSLRQALGEIEEPLGISHSISSSPQGYAEPYLERSHGSVLGKNVTGGYYDMMGSLRKIMPGNHSVCIDMESGGAVFVGQDESDSEEEEDLFTERQAMGWSTNHSTKSHLSLSQRRSSKQDVYADFHYTMPMTDIEDAWPENHSLPYRSTKTIKYLEGRAKSNTCPVHGRQASLSSADCSSYIHLCNEPREAEVYPVPCCQALSNSHFVDPLTGSLVRNCFMNDNISDKNTGIPSRNPQVGQATLPTGQLISKSEAAKNNIKQTEHPEYVDTGVREEIYNQDSTGQQDTRQIDMKTEILTITQEVDKPLLEISSKESESDRSKTADSGVEHGNSCTSLVEIDNCSDDDITDVTSGIFGDFPGDYAETADYASPSFKSLQKQVGTPDSMDSIDLPSTTGSSETLSPTSLHPSNSSRAVDSGYDTENNESPEFVPKEPHEPQDTKTFIQPLGLSVADSIQIMEATEGGGAIIQQEVVEDVEEGVTMKISQSTEKLTVLSEKTPYRDSAYFSDTDAGKEKESDEDREKGTYDHERKEEEEMQAIDQKTLPTPVVEQDNEKPNDLETKENGDNFYNDIQEGTQATLLTDEDEKISSSSIELTIISSVSPDICERPVNNTVQDENFDLTSDDPQEVLSENQLLNFTYLTVSDVKQENHKSEVTDTTLSFDPSADNSLVEDSNVEIGPDSFIGENEINQKEQITEVTTSSTSLEEQSIQDNNDNSVEMLISDSAKNVSADNITENPDTQDSNAKTGVQLHKSSTRPYSPPPPRPLLEGRVSPVERGEADDEDRDSEDSDESDEELRTYSIQEQSEESEDEILPVPIIVSDCSDAHKLRSLLKMPSLCMDNLGDESKKKVVSFFDDVTVYLFDQESPTGELSEHAYPLGGETSSQGARCTVSNQQEKANSTDDSSDGNVSEESTGFEWDDDFSLLPLPTSSMESPSDIKAKTSLPPSATINKPVVQFSRFTVSPSPISRFSITHVSDSDVDSAGGSSEDGDKE, from the exons ATGGTGTTCCTTTGAGTGAGCTCTCCTGGTCGTCCTCTCTGGCTGTCGTGGCTGTGTCTTTCTCTGGCCTCTTTACCTTCATCTTCCTCATGCTGGCTTGCCTGTGCTGCAAGAAAGGAGAGATTGGCTTTAAG GCGTTTGAGAATGCAGAGGGAGATGAATACCAGGCCGACATGTCAACGCTGGCATCACCAGCCTCTGCCGGCAGTCCTGATGTCTACGTCTTACCTCTAAGTGAAGTCTCTCTGCCTGTCGCCCAACAACCCAGCCGCTCAG TCCAACTCCAGAAGTCAGCAGATGCATCTCACCACAGTTTGCTCTACATTAAAGAGATTGGGCATGGATGGTTTGGCAAG GTGTTGTTGGGGGAGGTAACCTCTGGCCTCAGCAGTACTCAGGTGGTGGTGAAGGAGCTCAAGACAAGTGCCAGTATTCAGGACCAAATGCATTTCCTGGAGCAAGCACAACCTTACAG ATCTCTGCAGCATCCTGCTCTAGTGCAGTGTTTGGCTCAATGCACTGAGGTCACACCCTACCTGCTGATCATGGAGTTCTGTCCTTTG GGTGATGTGAAAGGTTATTTGCGCAGCTGCAGAGCGGCAGATTCTGTGACTCCTGATCCATTGCTCCTTCAAAGAATGGCTTGTCAGATTGCTTCTGGCCTTCTGCATCTCCACAAACATGACTACAGACACAG tgatCTGGCTTTGAGAAACTGCCTTCTCACGTCAGATGTTACTGTCAAGATTGGAGATTATGGCCTGTCACACAGCAAGTATAAG GATGATTACTTTGTGACATCAGATCAGTCCTGGGTACCGTTACGCTGGATTGCCCCAGAACTGGTGGATGAAGTTCATGGCAACATACTGATGGcagaccaaacaaaacaaagcaacattTG GTCTCTTGGGGTAACTATGTGGGAGTTGTTTGAGTTGGGGAACCAGCCTTATAGACACTACTCTGACCGGCAGGTCCTCAACTTTGCTGTGAAGGATCAACAACTTAAACTACCAAAGCCAATGATTCACTTTCCTCTTTCTGACCGTTG GTACGAAGTGATGCAGTTCTGTTGGCTTCAATCAGACCTAAGGCCTAATGCTGAGGAAGTTCACCTACTGCTCAGTTACCTGTGTGCCAAAAGTGCCAGTGAGGCAGAAGAAGATTTTGAGAGGCGCTGGAATTCAATGAGACCCAACATGACTCTGCACGGGGCTGGTCCCCTGACCTTGGAGTTGCCACCGTCTTTGACCACCTCATCTTCATTCCCTTTACTGGAGCAATTTTCAGCTGGTGATGGCTACCAATCAGAGTCAGGAGATGACATTCTCACAGTTACTGAAACCAGTCATGGTCTGAACTTTGAGTACAAATGGGAGCAAGCAAGAGCTAAACAGCCCTATCCCTCCTCATCCACCAGTGCAACATTAGATCAAGGGAATCACCATTGTCAGGATGTCTATTACCCTCCTGGAGGTATGGAAGGTGAATGTGGGATTAATCGCCTTACTTTAGGGTTCTCTCCCCAATACTATGACCCCAAGCAATTACACACTCCAGGTGTTGTTCCAGTTCTCAGTGCACATAGTCCATCAGTGAATAGTGAGTATTACATTCGTATTGAAGAGCCAGTAGAATGCAATATTGACATGGAATACACAATGTGTGCATACAGCCCTGAATTTGGGGGCAGCAATGGTAGCTTTCTCACTGGTAGTGGAGACTCAGGGGATTGTATGAATTGTCCTTCTAAAGGCAAGCCAATTGAAACATACTGGTCAGCTGAAATCCATAAAAGCAGTGCCTATGATTCAGACTGCAGTCCAACCATGTCTCTAACTATGGAGCCACTTCTAGGTCAGGTATCTGATTCCAGCCCACTTAGGCCATGGGAGTCAGGACATTATGTATCATACAAGGACAGGGATGGAGGCTATTACTATGAAAACTCACCATCACTGGGTATGGATCGCTACCTGATTGGAGGCCTATCAGAACCCATGAGGGAGAGTTGGGGGTCCCGAAGCCTGAGACAAGCATTGGGTGAGATTGAGGAACCCTTGGGGATCTCACACTCGATCAGCAGCTCCCCACAGGGCTATGCTGAACCTTATCTAGAGAGAAGCCATGGGTCAGTACTTGGGAAGAATGTAACTGGAGGATACTATGACATGATGGGTTCTTTGAGAAAGATCATGCCAGGGAACCACTCAGTGTGTATTGACATGGAATCGGGGGGAGCTGTGTTTGTGGGGCAAGATGAGAGTGActctgaagaggaggaggatctATTCACTGAAAGGCAGGCAATGGGCTGGTCTACCAACCACTCAACAAAAAGCCATTTGAGCTTGTCTCAAAGACGTTCGTCAAAGCAAGATGTATATGCAGACTTTCATTACACTATGCCAATGACTGATATTGAGGATGCATGGCCAGAGAACCACAGTCTCCCATACCGCTCTACCAAAACAATTAAATACTTGGAAGGCAGAGCCAAAAGCAATACCTGCCCAGTGCATGGCAGACAAGCATCACTATCCTCAGCAGACTGCAGCTCCTATATTCATCTCTGTAATGAACCTCGAGAAGCAGAGGTGTACCCTGTACCTTGTTGTCAGGCTTTAAGCAATTCCCATTTTGTAGATCCTCTTACAGGGTCATTAGTTAGAAATTGTTTCATGAATGACAATAtttcagacaaaaacacaggCATACCTAGCAGAAACCCACAAGTCGGCCAAGCTACTTTACCTACTGGACAATTAATTTCAAAATCAGAGGCagcaaaaaacaacataaaacagacagaacacCCAGAATATGTTGACACTGGTGTCAGAGAGGAGATTTACAATCAAGACAGTACTGGACAACAAGATACTAGACAAATTGACATGAAAACAGAGATTTTAACCATAACTCAAGAAGTGGACAAACCCCTTCTTGAGATCTCTTCCAAAGAGTCTGAATCAGACAGAAGCAAGACGGCAGACAGTGGTGTAGAACATGGAAATTCCTGCACCAGCCTGGTGGAAATTGACAATTGTAGTGACGATGACATTACAGATGTCACCTCTGGGATTTTTGGTGACTTCCCTGGAGATTATGCTGAGACAGCAGACTATGCCTCACCTTCATTCAAGTCATTGCAGAAACAAGTAGGTACACCTGACTCCATGGACTCCATAGATCTACCATCCACTACAGGCTCCAGTGAGACTCTGAGTCCAACTTCTCTCCATCCATCAAATTCCTCTAGAGCTGTGGATAGTGGCTATGACACAGAGAACAACGAGTCTCCTGAATTTGTCCCCAAGGAACCCCATGAACCACAAGATACCAAAACCTTTATACAGCCATTGGGGCTTTCAGTTGCTGACTCAATCCAAATCATGGAAGCAACAGAGGGAGGTGGAGCTATCATCCAGCAAGAGGTTGTGGAGGATGTGGAGGAAGGAGTCACCATGAAAATATCTCAGAGCACAGAAAAGCTGACTGTACTAAGTGAGAAAACCCCATACAGAGATTCAGCTTACTTTTCTGATACTGATgcagggaaagagaaagagagtgatgaagatagagagaaaggTACTTATGATCATgagaggaaggaagaggaagaaatgcAAGCAATAGACCAAAAAACGCTACCAACACCAGTGGTAGAACAAGACAATGAAAAACCAAATGATCTGGAGACAAAAGAAAACGGTGACAATTTCTACAATGATATTCAGGAAGGGACCCAAGCAACTCTACTcacagatgaagatgaaaagatTTCCTCCAGTTCCATTGAACTAACTattatttcttctgtttctccTGATATATGTGAACGCCCTGTAAATAATACTGTCCAGGATGAAAACTTTGACCTGACTTCAGATGACCCTCAAGAAGTGCTGTCTGAGAATCAATTATTGAATTTTACATACTTGACTGTTTCTGATGTCAAACAAGAAAATCACAAAAGTGAGGTGACAGACACCACACTTTCCTTTGACCCATCAGCAGATAACAGTTTAGTTGAGGACAGTAATGTTGAGATCGGTCCTGACAGCTTTATCGGTGAAAATGAAATTAACCAGAAAGAGCAAATTACTGAAGTAACAACATCCAGCACAAGTTTAGAAGAACAATCAATTCAGGACAACAATGACAACAGTGTGGAAATGCTCATATCTGACTCAGCCAAGAATGTTTCAGCAGATAATATAACAGAAAATCCTGACACTCAAGATAGTAATGCAAAAACTGGAGTTCAGTTACACAAGAGCTCCACTCGTCCttattctcctcctcctcctcgccCATTACTTGAGGGTCGAGTGTCCCCAGTGGAGAGAGGAGAAGCTGATGATGAGGACAGAGATTCAGAGGACAGTGATGAATCAGATGAGGAGCTGCGCACCTACAGTATCCAGGAACAGAGTGAGGAAAGTGAGGATGAAATACTACCTGTGCCCATTATTGTAAGTGACTGCAGTGATGCACACAAACTCAGAAGCCTCCTCAAGATGCCCAGTCTTTGTATGGATAACCTTGGTGATGAGTCCAAAAAGAAGGTGGTGTCCTTCTTTGATGATGTTACTGTCTACTTGTTTGACCAA GAAAGTCCAACTGGAGAACTATCAGAACATGCCTATCCCCTGGGAGGTGAGACAAGCTCACAGGGTGCAAGGTGCACAGTGTCAAACCAACAGGAAAAGGCCAATTCAACTGATGACTCTTCAGATGGAAATGTTTCAGAAGAGA GTACAGGGTTTGAGTGGGATGATGATTTCTCTTTGCTGCCACTACCAACGTCATCAATGGAATCACCCTCGGACATCAAGGCTAAAACAAGCCTTCCACCCAGTGCTACAATTAACAAGCCTGTTGTGCAATTCTCACGCTTCACAGTTTCTCCATCCCCAATTTCACGATTCTCCATCACCCATGTTTCTGACTCAGATGTGGATTCGGCAGGAG GAAGCAGTGAGGATGGCGATAAAGAATGA
- the aatkb gene encoding serine/threonine-protein kinase LMTK1 isoform X2, translating to MLACLCCKKGEIGFKAFENAEGDEYQADMSTLASPASAGSPDVYVLPLSEVSLPVAQQPSRSVQLQKSADASHHSLLYIKEIGHGWFGKVLLGEVTSGLSSTQVVVKELKTSASIQDQMHFLEQAQPYRSLQHPALVQCLAQCTEVTPYLLIMEFCPLGDVKGYLRSCRAADSVTPDPLLLQRMACQIASGLLHLHKHDYRHSDLALRNCLLTSDVTVKIGDYGLSHSKYKDDYFVTSDQSWVPLRWIAPELVDEVHGNILMADQTKQSNIWSLGVTMWELFELGNQPYRHYSDRQVLNFAVKDQQLKLPKPMIHFPLSDRWYEVMQFCWLQSDLRPNAEEVHLLLSYLCAKSASEAEEDFERRWNSMRPNMTLHGAGPLTLELPPSLTTSSSFPLLEQFSAGDGYQSESGDDILTVTETSHGLNFEYKWEQARAKQPYPSSSTSATLDQGNHHCQDVYYPPGGMEGECGINRLTLGFSPQYYDPKQLHTPGVVPVLSAHSPSVNSEYYIRIEEPVECNIDMEYTMCAYSPEFGGSNGSFLTGSGDSGDCMNCPSKGKPIETYWSAEIHKSSAYDSDCSPTMSLTMEPLLGQVSDSSPLRPWESGHYVSYKDRDGGYYYENSPSLGMDRYLIGGLSEPMRESWGSRSLRQALGEIEEPLGISHSISSSPQGYAEPYLERSHGSVLGKNVTGGYYDMMGSLRKIMPGNHSVCIDMESGGAVFVGQDESDSEEEEDLFTERQAMGWSTNHSTKSHLSLSQRRSSKQDVYADFHYTMPMTDIEDAWPENHSLPYRSTKTIKYLEGRAKSNTCPVHGRQASLSSADCSSYIHLCNEPREAEVYPVPCCQALSNSHFVDPLTGSLVRNCFMNDNISDKNTGIPSRNPQVGQATLPTGQLISKSEAAKNNIKQTEHPEYVDTGVREEIYNQDSTGQQDTRQIDMKTEILTITQEVDKPLLEISSKESESDRSKTADSGVEHGNSCTSLVEIDNCSDDDITDVTSGIFGDFPGDYAETADYASPSFKSLQKQVGTPDSMDSIDLPSTTGSSETLSPTSLHPSNSSRAVDSGYDTENNESPEFVPKEPHEPQDTKTFIQPLGLSVADSIQIMEATEGGGAIIQQEVVEDVEEGVTMKISQSTEKLTVLSEKTPYRDSAYFSDTDAGKEKESDEDREKGTYDHERKEEEEMQAIDQKTLPTPVVEQDNEKPNDLETKENGDNFYNDIQEGTQATLLTDEDEKISSSSIELTIISSVSPDICERPVNNTVQDENFDLTSDDPQEVLSENQLLNFTYLTVSDVKQENHKSEVTDTTLSFDPSADNSLVEDSNVEIGPDSFIGENEINQKEQITEVTTSSTSLEEQSIQDNNDNSVEMLISDSAKNVSADNITENPDTQDSNAKTGVQLHKSSTRPYSPPPPRPLLEGRVSPVERGEADDEDRDSEDSDESDEELRTYSIQEQSEESEDEILPVPIIVSDCSDAHKLRSLLKMPSLCMDNLGDESKKKVVSFFDDVTVYLFDQESPTGELSEHAYPLGGETSSQGARCTVSNQQEKANSTDDSSDGNVSEESTGFEWDDDFSLLPLPTSSMESPSDIKAKTSLPPSATINKPVVQFSRFTVSPSPISRFSITHVSDSDVDSAGGSSEDGDKE from the exons ATGCTGGCTTGCCTGTGCTGCAAGAAAGGAGAGATTGGCTTTAAG GCGTTTGAGAATGCAGAGGGAGATGAATACCAGGCCGACATGTCAACGCTGGCATCACCAGCCTCTGCCGGCAGTCCTGATGTCTACGTCTTACCTCTAAGTGAAGTCTCTCTGCCTGTCGCCCAACAACCCAGCCGCTCAG TCCAACTCCAGAAGTCAGCAGATGCATCTCACCACAGTTTGCTCTACATTAAAGAGATTGGGCATGGATGGTTTGGCAAG GTGTTGTTGGGGGAGGTAACCTCTGGCCTCAGCAGTACTCAGGTGGTGGTGAAGGAGCTCAAGACAAGTGCCAGTATTCAGGACCAAATGCATTTCCTGGAGCAAGCACAACCTTACAG ATCTCTGCAGCATCCTGCTCTAGTGCAGTGTTTGGCTCAATGCACTGAGGTCACACCCTACCTGCTGATCATGGAGTTCTGTCCTTTG GGTGATGTGAAAGGTTATTTGCGCAGCTGCAGAGCGGCAGATTCTGTGACTCCTGATCCATTGCTCCTTCAAAGAATGGCTTGTCAGATTGCTTCTGGCCTTCTGCATCTCCACAAACATGACTACAGACACAG tgatCTGGCTTTGAGAAACTGCCTTCTCACGTCAGATGTTACTGTCAAGATTGGAGATTATGGCCTGTCACACAGCAAGTATAAG GATGATTACTTTGTGACATCAGATCAGTCCTGGGTACCGTTACGCTGGATTGCCCCAGAACTGGTGGATGAAGTTCATGGCAACATACTGATGGcagaccaaacaaaacaaagcaacattTG GTCTCTTGGGGTAACTATGTGGGAGTTGTTTGAGTTGGGGAACCAGCCTTATAGACACTACTCTGACCGGCAGGTCCTCAACTTTGCTGTGAAGGATCAACAACTTAAACTACCAAAGCCAATGATTCACTTTCCTCTTTCTGACCGTTG GTACGAAGTGATGCAGTTCTGTTGGCTTCAATCAGACCTAAGGCCTAATGCTGAGGAAGTTCACCTACTGCTCAGTTACCTGTGTGCCAAAAGTGCCAGTGAGGCAGAAGAAGATTTTGAGAGGCGCTGGAATTCAATGAGACCCAACATGACTCTGCACGGGGCTGGTCCCCTGACCTTGGAGTTGCCACCGTCTTTGACCACCTCATCTTCATTCCCTTTACTGGAGCAATTTTCAGCTGGTGATGGCTACCAATCAGAGTCAGGAGATGACATTCTCACAGTTACTGAAACCAGTCATGGTCTGAACTTTGAGTACAAATGGGAGCAAGCAAGAGCTAAACAGCCCTATCCCTCCTCATCCACCAGTGCAACATTAGATCAAGGGAATCACCATTGTCAGGATGTCTATTACCCTCCTGGAGGTATGGAAGGTGAATGTGGGATTAATCGCCTTACTTTAGGGTTCTCTCCCCAATACTATGACCCCAAGCAATTACACACTCCAGGTGTTGTTCCAGTTCTCAGTGCACATAGTCCATCAGTGAATAGTGAGTATTACATTCGTATTGAAGAGCCAGTAGAATGCAATATTGACATGGAATACACAATGTGTGCATACAGCCCTGAATTTGGGGGCAGCAATGGTAGCTTTCTCACTGGTAGTGGAGACTCAGGGGATTGTATGAATTGTCCTTCTAAAGGCAAGCCAATTGAAACATACTGGTCAGCTGAAATCCATAAAAGCAGTGCCTATGATTCAGACTGCAGTCCAACCATGTCTCTAACTATGGAGCCACTTCTAGGTCAGGTATCTGATTCCAGCCCACTTAGGCCATGGGAGTCAGGACATTATGTATCATACAAGGACAGGGATGGAGGCTATTACTATGAAAACTCACCATCACTGGGTATGGATCGCTACCTGATTGGAGGCCTATCAGAACCCATGAGGGAGAGTTGGGGGTCCCGAAGCCTGAGACAAGCATTGGGTGAGATTGAGGAACCCTTGGGGATCTCACACTCGATCAGCAGCTCCCCACAGGGCTATGCTGAACCTTATCTAGAGAGAAGCCATGGGTCAGTACTTGGGAAGAATGTAACTGGAGGATACTATGACATGATGGGTTCTTTGAGAAAGATCATGCCAGGGAACCACTCAGTGTGTATTGACATGGAATCGGGGGGAGCTGTGTTTGTGGGGCAAGATGAGAGTGActctgaagaggaggaggatctATTCACTGAAAGGCAGGCAATGGGCTGGTCTACCAACCACTCAACAAAAAGCCATTTGAGCTTGTCTCAAAGACGTTCGTCAAAGCAAGATGTATATGCAGACTTTCATTACACTATGCCAATGACTGATATTGAGGATGCATGGCCAGAGAACCACAGTCTCCCATACCGCTCTACCAAAACAATTAAATACTTGGAAGGCAGAGCCAAAAGCAATACCTGCCCAGTGCATGGCAGACAAGCATCACTATCCTCAGCAGACTGCAGCTCCTATATTCATCTCTGTAATGAACCTCGAGAAGCAGAGGTGTACCCTGTACCTTGTTGTCAGGCTTTAAGCAATTCCCATTTTGTAGATCCTCTTACAGGGTCATTAGTTAGAAATTGTTTCATGAATGACAATAtttcagacaaaaacacaggCATACCTAGCAGAAACCCACAAGTCGGCCAAGCTACTTTACCTACTGGACAATTAATTTCAAAATCAGAGGCagcaaaaaacaacataaaacagacagaacacCCAGAATATGTTGACACTGGTGTCAGAGAGGAGATTTACAATCAAGACAGTACTGGACAACAAGATACTAGACAAATTGACATGAAAACAGAGATTTTAACCATAACTCAAGAAGTGGACAAACCCCTTCTTGAGATCTCTTCCAAAGAGTCTGAATCAGACAGAAGCAAGACGGCAGACAGTGGTGTAGAACATGGAAATTCCTGCACCAGCCTGGTGGAAATTGACAATTGTAGTGACGATGACATTACAGATGTCACCTCTGGGATTTTTGGTGACTTCCCTGGAGATTATGCTGAGACAGCAGACTATGCCTCACCTTCATTCAAGTCATTGCAGAAACAAGTAGGTACACCTGACTCCATGGACTCCATAGATCTACCATCCACTACAGGCTCCAGTGAGACTCTGAGTCCAACTTCTCTCCATCCATCAAATTCCTCTAGAGCTGTGGATAGTGGCTATGACACAGAGAACAACGAGTCTCCTGAATTTGTCCCCAAGGAACCCCATGAACCACAAGATACCAAAACCTTTATACAGCCATTGGGGCTTTCAGTTGCTGACTCAATCCAAATCATGGAAGCAACAGAGGGAGGTGGAGCTATCATCCAGCAAGAGGTTGTGGAGGATGTGGAGGAAGGAGTCACCATGAAAATATCTCAGAGCACAGAAAAGCTGACTGTACTAAGTGAGAAAACCCCATACAGAGATTCAGCTTACTTTTCTGATACTGATgcagggaaagagaaagagagtgatgaagatagagagaaaggTACTTATGATCATgagaggaaggaagaggaagaaatgcAAGCAATAGACCAAAAAACGCTACCAACACCAGTGGTAGAACAAGACAATGAAAAACCAAATGATCTGGAGACAAAAGAAAACGGTGACAATTTCTACAATGATATTCAGGAAGGGACCCAAGCAACTCTACTcacagatgaagatgaaaagatTTCCTCCAGTTCCATTGAACTAACTattatttcttctgtttctccTGATATATGTGAACGCCCTGTAAATAATACTGTCCAGGATGAAAACTTTGACCTGACTTCAGATGACCCTCAAGAAGTGCTGTCTGAGAATCAATTATTGAATTTTACATACTTGACTGTTTCTGATGTCAAACAAGAAAATCACAAAAGTGAGGTGACAGACACCACACTTTCCTTTGACCCATCAGCAGATAACAGTTTAGTTGAGGACAGTAATGTTGAGATCGGTCCTGACAGCTTTATCGGTGAAAATGAAATTAACCAGAAAGAGCAAATTACTGAAGTAACAACATCCAGCACAAGTTTAGAAGAACAATCAATTCAGGACAACAATGACAACAGTGTGGAAATGCTCATATCTGACTCAGCCAAGAATGTTTCAGCAGATAATATAACAGAAAATCCTGACACTCAAGATAGTAATGCAAAAACTGGAGTTCAGTTACACAAGAGCTCCACTCGTCCttattctcctcctcctcctcgccCATTACTTGAGGGTCGAGTGTCCCCAGTGGAGAGAGGAGAAGCTGATGATGAGGACAGAGATTCAGAGGACAGTGATGAATCAGATGAGGAGCTGCGCACCTACAGTATCCAGGAACAGAGTGAGGAAAGTGAGGATGAAATACTACCTGTGCCCATTATTGTAAGTGACTGCAGTGATGCACACAAACTCAGAAGCCTCCTCAAGATGCCCAGTCTTTGTATGGATAACCTTGGTGATGAGTCCAAAAAGAAGGTGGTGTCCTTCTTTGATGATGTTACTGTCTACTTGTTTGACCAA GAAAGTCCAACTGGAGAACTATCAGAACATGCCTATCCCCTGGGAGGTGAGACAAGCTCACAGGGTGCAAGGTGCACAGTGTCAAACCAACAGGAAAAGGCCAATTCAACTGATGACTCTTCAGATGGAAATGTTTCAGAAGAGA GTACAGGGTTTGAGTGGGATGATGATTTCTCTTTGCTGCCACTACCAACGTCATCAATGGAATCACCCTCGGACATCAAGGCTAAAACAAGCCTTCCACCCAGTGCTACAATTAACAAGCCTGTTGTGCAATTCTCACGCTTCACAGTTTCTCCATCCCCAATTTCACGATTCTCCATCACCCATGTTTCTGACTCAGATGTGGATTCGGCAGGAG GAAGCAGTGAGGATGGCGATAAAGAATGA